Below is a genomic region from Lusitaniella coriacea LEGE 07157.
ATAGACCATGTTGCGAGAATCTTCCCAGGACATCCTACAAAGACGATCTTAAATTTGCGTAAAGGCGCGTTCGTGCCATTCCTTTAGCTTTACGATGGGTTCTGTGCTGTATCCGGAACGTGCTGTTGAATTAAGTGATAGCACTCCGGGACGGGTTTTCGCTCGGTCATCCCTCGAACTAACGCTTCGTAGGCATTGCGATGTTTTTCAATTAACGTTTTCGCTTGAAGTTGTCCCCATTGCTGTTTTCGTGGCGATTCTGATACAGAACGACCGAAAAAAACTAGCGCGTTGGTGATTTGTTGGCGATCCTCTTTTCCGCCTTCCGCGCGCTCATAGCGCAAAACCTCGGCGGCAATTCCCGCCATCCAAACCGTACACAATCGGTCGAGGAGAAGCTGAAGTTCCAGGGGAGAAAGCACCCCCTCAAAAAGGTTTTCCGTTTCGACAACAACGCCTCCAATTCCAGGTTGTCCCTGTTTGAGCGTTTCCCAAGCACTCAGCGTATAGCCTTTCACCGGAATGCCGAGCAAATATGCCACCAGAAAATGACCTGCCTCATGATAAACCGCGCGATCGCGGTACTCTGGGGAAAAACGAGCTAACCCATCCAGGAGTAAGGTTGCGCCGCGTCCTTTTAACCCCAAAGTATCCACAGTCACAATCCCCAAAACGCAAAATGTCAGCACTGCGGGAATCGTCGGGGAAAGGTGAATAAGGGGGCCCAGTAAAATCGAAAGCGTCATTAAAAAGATACTAACGGCAAGGATATTTAAAGCAGTTTGTTGCATATATATAGCGTTTCTCAGTTGGGTGAGGTACAAAACTTTAAGCTTGAGGCAATGGGCAGTCGGCAATAGGTATTAGGGTGCGTACCTTGTAAGAGCGAGAATGGCGATAGTGTTTCCTTGCATTGGGCATAATTCACATCAGGCGTGAATTAGAGTCGCCAAACCCACATTCTACTGCATCTATCTCCCCTCTCCCAAACTTGGGAGAGGGGCTGGGGGTGAGAGCTTTCAGGGCTTTTGGGCGATATCCATCAGACGTAATTCTGAATTCCGAACGCATAACGTGGCAAGATTATTCCAGTTTATGGGTAAATTATGCAACAGATTGATTGGGCGATTGTTTTGGTCTACCTCATCTTAACGATGGGAATTGGACTGTACCTCTCGCGCCGGGGTTCCAAGAGTCTCGTGGATTTCTTTGTCTCCGGACGATCTCTTCCTTGGTGGTTGGCGGGAACCAGCATGGCAGCAACCACATTCTCTATCGACACCCCCCTTTATGTTGCCGGAGTTGTGGGCAGTCGGGGAATTATGGGGAATTGGGAATGGTGGTGTTTTGGGATTTCCCACATCATCATGGTCTACATTTTCGCGAAGATGTGGCGGCGTTCGG
It encodes:
- a CDS encoding ATP-dependent Zn protease, with product MQQTALNILAVSIFLMTLSILLGPLIHLSPTIPAVLTFCVLGIVTVDTLGLKGRGATLLLDGLARFSPEYRDRAVYHEAGHFLVAYLLGIPVKGYTLSAWETLKQGQPGIGGVVVETENLFEGVLSPLELQLLLDRLCTVWMAGIAAEVLRYERAEGGKEDRQQITNALVFFGRSVSESPRKQQWGQLQAKTLIEKHRNAYEALVRGMTERKPVPECYHLIQQHVPDTAQNPS